Proteins from a single region of Bos indicus isolate NIAB-ARS_2022 breed Sahiwal x Tharparkar chromosome 6, NIAB-ARS_B.indTharparkar_mat_pri_1.0, whole genome shotgun sequence:
- the CPLX1 gene encoding complexin-1 isoform X2, which produces MEFVMKQALGGATKDMGKMLGGDEEKDPDAAKKEEERQEALRQEEEERKAKYAKMEAEREAVRQGIRDKYGIKKKEEREAEAQAALEANSEGSLTRPKKAIPPGCGDAAEEEDESILDTVIKYLPGPLQDIFKK; this is translated from the exons GGGCCACCAAGGACATGGGCAAGATGCTTGGGGGTGACGAGGAGAAGGACCCTGATGCCGCCAAGAAGGAGGAGGAGCGGCAGGAGGCGCTgcggcaggaggaggaggagcgcaAGGCCAAGTACGCCAAGATGGAGGCGGAGCGCGAGGCCGTGCGGCAGGGCATCCGCGACAAG TACGGCATCAAGAAGAAGGAGGAGCGAGAGGCCGAGGCCCAGGCCGCCCTGGAGGCCAACTCGGAGGGCAGCCTGACGAGGCCCAAGAAGGCCATCCCGCCGGGCTGCGGGGACGCGGCGGAGGAGGAGGACGAGAGCATCCTGGACACGGTCATCAAGTACCTGCCTGGGCCGCTGCAGGACATTTTCAAGAAGTAG